One segment of Nakamurella flava DNA contains the following:
- a CDS encoding methyltransferase domain-containing protein, translated as MSIPVQSREALLSADDAVTAAVDAGDPEQLPEDVFLTVAYRVLLDRAPDAGGLAHFRKRLAAGATRRDIVWEIRDSSEFRSRRQSPLAALHAARLAWTRSLPRAGTIVDLGGASTSSPRGALIEMGYPYDFDSLTIIDLPPDERHEEFRSERWPDHVDTELGPVRYVHASMTDLSAIPDASVDLVNSSQTFEHIHPHEGEQVLAEVRRVLKPTGLLALDTPNRALTAVELADQDAEFINPDHKIEYTHPQMVALFDRHGLSVVRAQGIAWLPESATTGVFDADEISTNAGLYDDIERSYLLAYLCRPTPGALSRMRRRVESGLGRFRR; from the coding sequence ATGTCGATCCCGGTGCAGTCGCGCGAGGCACTCCTGTCCGCTGACGACGCGGTGACGGCGGCCGTCGACGCCGGCGACCCCGAGCAGCTGCCCGAGGACGTCTTCCTGACCGTGGCCTACCGCGTCCTGCTCGACCGGGCCCCGGACGCCGGCGGGCTCGCGCATTTCCGCAAGCGGCTGGCCGCCGGGGCGACCCGGCGGGACATCGTCTGGGAGATCCGGGACTCCTCGGAGTTCCGGTCCCGCCGGCAGTCCCCGCTGGCGGCGCTGCACGCGGCCCGACTGGCCTGGACCCGGAGCCTGCCCCGGGCGGGGACGATCGTCGACCTGGGCGGGGCTTCGACCAGCAGCCCCCGCGGGGCGCTCATCGAGATGGGCTACCCGTACGACTTCGACAGCCTGACCATCATCGATCTCCCGCCGGACGAGCGGCACGAGGAGTTCCGCAGCGAACGCTGGCCCGACCACGTCGACACCGAGCTCGGGCCGGTGCGGTACGTGCACGCCTCGATGACCGACCTGTCGGCCATCCCGGATGCGTCGGTCGACCTGGTCAACTCCAGCCAGACGTTCGAGCACATTCACCCGCACGAGGGTGAGCAGGTGCTCGCCGAGGTCCGTCGGGTGCTCAAGCCCACCGGCCTGCTCGCGTTGGACACCCCCAACCGGGCCCTGACGGCCGTCGAACTGGCCGATCAGGACGCGGAGTTCATCAACCCCGACCACAAGATCGAGTACACGCACCCGCAGATGGTGGCGCTCTTCGATCGGCACGGCCTGTCCGTCGTCCGGGCCCAGGGCATCGCCTGGCTGCCCGAGTCGGCCACGACGGGGGTCTTCGACGCGGACGAGATCAGCACCAACGCCGGTCTGTACGACGACATCGAGCGCTCCTACCTGCTCGCCTACCTCTGCCGGCCGACGCCGGGCGCGCTCAGCAGGATGCGGCGACGGGTCGAGTCCGGTCTCGGCCGGTTCCGCCGCTGA